One genomic region from Conexibacter woesei Iso977N encodes:
- a CDS encoding TetR/AcrR family transcriptional regulator: MANMGSPSTTGVPPAAGLRAWKKERTRQTISDVATGLFMRDGYEAVTVAQIAAAAEVSVKTVFNYFPSKEDLFFDRAEDVIAALTSAVVDRGDQTIVGAIHAHLADRVVPFNPDGWAFLNDPTNYESFRRFLATEEASAALRTRRLAIGELWTARLAQCIAHQLRLKPGDPRATTLANFVIATMNLRARTLTAAMLERLSTRTVERRVRAVVDEAFTRLARAYEDVDRPAIPGGHG; encoded by the coding sequence ATGGCAAACATGGGCTCGCCGTCCACCACCGGCGTCCCGCCCGCGGCCGGTCTGCGGGCCTGGAAGAAGGAGCGCACCCGTCAGACGATCTCGGACGTCGCGACGGGCCTGTTCATGCGCGACGGCTACGAGGCCGTGACCGTCGCGCAGATCGCGGCCGCCGCCGAGGTCTCGGTCAAGACGGTGTTCAACTACTTCCCGTCGAAGGAGGACCTCTTCTTCGACCGCGCCGAGGACGTCATCGCCGCGCTGACCAGCGCCGTCGTCGACCGCGGCGACCAGACGATCGTCGGGGCGATCCACGCCCACCTGGCCGACCGCGTCGTCCCCTTCAACCCCGACGGCTGGGCGTTCCTGAACGACCCCACCAACTACGAGAGCTTCCGGAGGTTCCTGGCCACCGAAGAGGCCTCCGCCGCCCTGCGGACCCGCCGCCTGGCGATCGGCGAGCTGTGGACCGCGCGCCTGGCGCAGTGCATCGCGCACCAGCTCAGGCTCAAGCCCGGCGACCCCCGCGCGACCACGCTGGCGAACTTCGTGATCGCCACGATGAACCTCCGCGCGCGCACGCTGACCGCCGCGATGCTGGAGCGGCTGAGCACCCGGACCGTCGAGCGCCGCGTGCGCGCCGTCGTCGACGAGGCCTTCACGCGCCTCGCGCGCGCGTATGAGGACGTCGACCGACCCGCTATACCGGGTGGCCATGGCTGA
- a CDS encoding daunorubicin resistance protein DrrA family ABC transporter ATP-binding protein, whose translation MTPLPKAIEATGLVKVYGEKRALDGVDLDVERGAVCALLGPNGAGKTTAVRVLTTLTHPDQGRASVAGHDVVQDPVSVRRVLGLAAQDATVDQLLTGFENLVMIGELHHLGRKVARERAGLLLEQFSLADAARKLAKEYSGGMRRRLDLAATLVNRPEVLFLDEPTTGLDPRARNELWDVLEGLVGDGATLLLTTQYLEEADRLADDIVVVDHGKVIARGDARSLKRQVGGDQLRVVVASRSDLQRVAGVVARVAGCDPVIDEGARSVVAQVASGGVAAVGALAEALGAEGVVVEDLGLAQPTLDDVFLTLTGRPPEDEGAGDDVKVPEEVAR comes from the coding sequence GTGACCCCTCTCCCCAAGGCGATCGAAGCGACCGGTCTGGTCAAGGTGTATGGCGAGAAACGTGCGCTCGATGGCGTAGATCTTGATGTTGAACGCGGCGCGGTGTGCGCGCTCCTGGGCCCCAACGGGGCCGGGAAGACGACGGCCGTCCGCGTGTTGACGACGCTCACGCACCCCGACCAGGGGCGTGCTTCCGTGGCGGGCCACGACGTGGTCCAGGACCCGGTCTCGGTGCGCCGTGTGCTCGGACTGGCCGCGCAGGACGCGACGGTCGACCAGCTGCTGACGGGGTTCGAGAACCTCGTGATGATCGGCGAGCTGCACCACCTCGGGCGCAAGGTCGCGCGCGAGCGCGCGGGGCTGCTCCTGGAGCAGTTCTCGCTGGCCGACGCCGCCAGGAAGCTGGCCAAGGAGTACAGCGGCGGCATGCGGCGGCGGCTGGACCTGGCGGCGACGCTGGTCAACCGGCCGGAGGTGCTGTTCCTCGACGAGCCGACCACGGGCCTGGACCCGCGTGCGCGTAACGAGCTGTGGGACGTCCTGGAGGGCCTGGTCGGCGACGGCGCGACGCTGCTGCTGACGACGCAGTACCTCGAGGAGGCCGACCGGCTGGCGGACGACATCGTGGTCGTCGACCACGGGAAGGTGATCGCGCGCGGCGATGCGCGGTCGCTCAAGCGCCAGGTCGGCGGCGACCAGCTGCGGGTGGTCGTGGCGTCGCGCTCTGATCTGCAGCGGGTGGCGGGTGTCGTGGCGCGCGTGGCGGGCTGCGATCCGGTGATCGACGAGGGCGCGCGATCGGTGGTCGCGCAGGTCGCGTCCGGCGGTGTGGCGGCGGTCGGCGCGCTGGCAGAAGCTTTGGGCGCCGAGGGCGTCGTCGTCGAGGACCTCGGGCTGGCGCAGCCGACGCTGGACGACGTGTTCCTGACGCTGACGGGCCGGCCGCCGGAGGACGAGGGCGCCGGCGATGACGTGAAGGTCCCTGAGGAGGTCGCGCGATGA
- a CDS encoding ABC transporter permease, with protein sequence MSAADAAIELDRPTGSPPASARATFLSDTWVIARRGLLHMRRQPEALSDATIQPVMFVLLFAFVFGGAISVPGGGSYKEFLMGGIFAQTIVFGCFGVALALSNDRNNGAIDRFHSLPIPRSSVLAGHAVANLLRACLPIAFMTVTGFVVGWRIHSGPLDILAAYGLMFAFSFAMIWVGVLLGSLVPTPEGVQGVAFVVIFPVTFIASTFVPTSTLPGVLKTIAEWNPTSSLANALRHLFENPGGVAPPNSPWPLEHPVAYTLIWAIAIVVIAAPLAVRAYQRSIKS encoded by the coding sequence ATGAGCGCCGCGGATGCCGCCATCGAGCTCGACCGCCCGACCGGCTCGCCGCCGGCCTCGGCGAGGGCGACGTTCCTGTCCGACACCTGGGTGATCGCCCGGCGCGGGCTGCTGCACATGCGCCGCCAGCCGGAGGCGCTGAGCGACGCGACGATCCAGCCGGTGATGTTCGTGCTGCTGTTCGCGTTCGTGTTCGGCGGGGCGATCAGCGTGCCGGGTGGCGGGAGCTACAAGGAGTTCCTGATGGGCGGGATCTTCGCCCAGACGATCGTGTTCGGCTGCTTCGGCGTGGCGCTGGCGCTGTCCAACGACCGCAACAACGGGGCGATCGACCGCTTCCACTCGCTGCCGATCCCGCGGTCGAGCGTGCTCGCCGGCCATGCCGTGGCGAACCTGCTGCGGGCGTGCCTGCCGATCGCGTTCATGACCGTGACGGGCTTCGTGGTCGGCTGGCGGATCCACAGCGGCCCGCTCGACATCCTCGCCGCCTACGGCCTGATGTTCGCGTTCTCGTTCGCGATGATCTGGGTCGGCGTGTTGTTGGGGTCCTTGGTCCCGACGCCAGAAGGGGTACAGGGGGTGGCCTTCGTGGTGATCTTCCCTGTCACGTTCATCGCTTCGACGTTCGTCCCGACCTCCACGCTTCCGGGCGTGCTGAAGACGATCGCCGAGTGGAACCCGACGTCATCGCTGGCCAACGCGCTGCGCCACCTGTTCGAGAACCCGGGCGGCGTCGCACCCCCGAACTCACCTTGGCCCCTCGAGCACCCGGTCGCCTACACGCTGATCTGGGCGATCGCGATCGTGGTCATCGCCGCCCCGTTGGCCGTGCGCGCGTACCAGCGCTCCATCAAGTCCTAG